A portion of the Collinsella aerofaciens genome contains these proteins:
- the lacG gene encoding 6-phospho-beta-galactosidase yields the protein MTNPMQFPDGFVFGGATAAYQVEGETRTHGKGKVPWDDFLAAQGRFSPDPASDFYNKYPVDIDLCQRFGINGIRVSIAWSRIFPSGTGEINPEGVAFYHELFATCNKAGVIPYVTLDHFDTPEAFYQDGGEGFLTRTTIDAYVEYAKFCFAEFTEVKHWFTFNEIPATAEGSFIVGNWPHGEKYRLDKAFQLMHNMMVAHAKAVVAFHEGGFEGEIGIVQNLEPKYPLDPNNAADCEAARMADVINNRWVLDATFRGHYAADTMEAATKLAHIAGGELDVRDEDIAALTAALPYNDCLGVNTYKCQFLRAAEGENDINHNGTGDKGSSRWFLKGVGESCVREGVPTTDWDWIIYPEGLYDLLLRIKNDYPNYKKIYITENGMGYKDDFEDGFIDDAPRIDYMRQHLAWILKAIDGGVNVDGYFVWSLQDQFSWTNGYNKRYGLFYIDFETQKRYPKASAYWYKNVAETGLLMA from the coding sequence ATGACCAATCCCATGCAGTTCCCCGACGGCTTTGTGTTTGGCGGCGCCACCGCCGCTTACCAGGTTGAAGGCGAGACCCGCACGCACGGCAAGGGCAAAGTGCCCTGGGACGATTTTCTGGCTGCCCAGGGTCGCTTCTCCCCCGATCCCGCAAGCGACTTCTACAACAAATATCCGGTCGATATCGACCTGTGCCAGCGCTTCGGCATCAACGGTATTCGCGTCTCCATCGCTTGGAGCCGTATCTTCCCCAGTGGCACCGGCGAGATTAACCCCGAGGGCGTCGCCTTCTATCACGAGCTTTTCGCCACCTGCAACAAAGCTGGCGTTATCCCCTATGTCACGCTCGATCACTTTGACACGCCCGAGGCCTTCTACCAGGACGGCGGCGAGGGATTCCTGACGCGCACGACCATCGATGCCTACGTCGAGTACGCCAAGTTCTGCTTTGCCGAGTTCACCGAGGTCAAGCACTGGTTTACCTTTAACGAGATTCCCGCAACCGCCGAGGGCAGCTTTATCGTTGGCAACTGGCCGCACGGCGAGAAGTACCGCCTGGACAAGGCCTTCCAGCTCATGCACAACATGATGGTGGCCCACGCCAAGGCTGTCGTCGCCTTCCATGAGGGCGGCTTTGAGGGCGAGATCGGCATTGTCCAGAACCTGGAGCCCAAGTATCCCCTCGACCCCAACAACGCTGCCGACTGCGAGGCAGCCCGCATGGCCGACGTCATCAACAACCGCTGGGTACTCGACGCCACCTTCCGCGGCCACTATGCAGCCGACACCATGGAGGCTGCGACCAAGCTGGCCCATATCGCCGGCGGCGAGCTCGACGTCCGCGACGAGGACATCGCCGCGCTGACCGCCGCGCTCCCCTACAACGATTGCCTGGGTGTCAACACCTACAAGTGCCAGTTCCTGCGTGCCGCCGAGGGCGAAAACGACATCAACCACAATGGCACCGGCGACAAGGGCTCCTCGCGCTGGTTCCTCAAGGGCGTGGGCGAGTCATGCGTGCGCGAAGGCGTACCCACCACCGATTGGGACTGGATTATCTATCCCGAAGGCCTCTACGACCTGCTGCTCCGCATTAAGAACGATTACCCCAACTACAAGAAGATCTACATCACCGAGAACGGCATGGGCTATAAGGACGACTTCGAGGACGGCTTTATCGACGACGCCCCTCGCATCGACTACATGCGCCAGCATCTCGCGTGGATCCTCAAGGCAATCGACGGCGGCGTGAACGTCGACGGCTACTTTGTGTGGTCGCTGCAGGACCAGTTCTCCTGGACCAACGGCTACAACAAGCGCTACGGCCTGTTCTACATCGACTTTGAGACCCAGAAGCGCTATCCCAAGGCGAGCGCGTACTGGTACAAGAACGTCGCGGAGACCGGTCTGCTCATGGCCTAG
- a CDS encoding lactose/cellobiose PTS transporter subunit IIB, giving the protein MEQLIAIIEKGQPFFNAIARNKYLKAIRDGFISVIPIIIFSSIFCLVASVPNIWGFYWPDDINNALWKCYNYSMGILAIACAATTAKHFADAQNRDLPKNNQINFISCMCAAIIGFLLLSSDTIATDAASGFNTTYLGSKGLLTAFIAAFVTGIIYKFFIKRNITVKMPEQVPPNISQTFKDIIPFSVCITVFWVFDIVFRAAFGFCFAQGVIQVFQPLFTAADGYIGLAVIYGAMSLFWFVGVHGPSIVEPAIAAALVANMTDNLAAFQAGQHASAVLTQGAQYFVVCMGGTGATLVLVFMFCFLAKSQEMRAVGKAAIVPVCFAVNEPLLFAAPIVLNPVFFVPFVFAPIANIWILKIFIDFLGMNGFMYTLPWTVPGPIGTIMGLGFQPLAFVMLALILVVDFVLYYPFFRAYDAQKCAEEAEISQEELAAKNAEKAAKLNDAFQGKADAKSVAAGAAAEAVKADAPVASAAPAAEATTASDLNGKRVLVLCQGGGTSGLLANALAKAAKERGIDLETAADAYGNHVDMLPDFDLVVLAPQAASYLADLQKDCERVGNKCVACRGKQYIELSQNGDKSLAFVSEQLSK; this is encoded by the coding sequence ATGGAGCAACTCATCGCCATCATCGAAAAGGGCCAGCCCTTTTTCAACGCGATCGCCCGCAACAAGTACCTCAAGGCGATCCGCGACGGCTTTATCTCCGTCATCCCCATCATCATCTTCTCGTCCATCTTCTGCCTGGTAGCCTCGGTCCCCAACATCTGGGGTTTCTATTGGCCCGATGACATCAACAACGCCCTGTGGAAGTGCTACAACTACTCCATGGGCATCCTGGCCATCGCCTGCGCCGCCACCACTGCCAAGCACTTCGCCGACGCCCAGAACCGCGATCTGCCCAAGAACAACCAGATCAACTTTATCTCGTGCATGTGCGCGGCCATCATCGGCTTCTTGCTCCTTTCGAGCGACACGATCGCCACGGACGCCGCCAGCGGCTTCAACACCACCTACCTTGGTTCCAAAGGCCTGTTGACCGCCTTTATTGCTGCGTTTGTGACCGGCATCATCTACAAGTTCTTCATTAAGCGCAACATCACCGTCAAGATGCCCGAGCAGGTTCCGCCCAACATCTCGCAGACCTTTAAGGACATCATCCCCTTCTCCGTCTGCATCACCGTCTTTTGGGTCTTTGACATCGTCTTCCGCGCTGCCTTTGGCTTCTGCTTTGCCCAGGGCGTCATCCAGGTGTTCCAGCCCCTGTTCACCGCTGCCGACGGCTACATCGGCCTCGCTGTGATCTACGGCGCCATGAGCCTCTTCTGGTTCGTCGGCGTCCACGGCCCTTCGATCGTCGAGCCCGCCATCGCCGCCGCCCTCGTTGCCAACATGACCGACAACCTGGCTGCGTTCCAGGCCGGCCAGCACGCTTCCGCTGTCCTGACCCAGGGTGCCCAGTACTTCGTCGTCTGCATGGGCGGCACCGGCGCCACGCTCGTCCTGGTCTTTATGTTCTGCTTCCTGGCCAAGTCTCAGGAGATGCGCGCCGTCGGTAAGGCCGCCATCGTCCCGGTCTGCTTTGCCGTCAACGAGCCGCTGCTGTTCGCCGCACCCATCGTGCTCAACCCCGTCTTCTTTGTCCCGTTTGTCTTTGCTCCGATCGCCAACATCTGGATCCTCAAGATCTTTATCGACTTCTTGGGCATGAACGGCTTTATGTACACCCTGCCCTGGACCGTCCCCGGCCCCATCGGCACCATCATGGGCCTGGGCTTCCAGCCGCTCGCTTTTGTGATGCTCGCCCTCATCCTGGTCGTCGACTTTGTCCTGTACTATCCGTTCTTCCGTGCCTATGACGCCCAGAAGTGCGCTGAGGAGGCCGAGATCTCCCAGGAGGAGCTCGCCGCCAAGAACGCCGAGAAGGCCGCCAAGCTCAACGATGCCTTCCAGGGCAAGGCCGATGCCAAGAGCGTTGCCGCCGGCGCCGCTGCCGAGGCCGTGAAGGCTGACGCCCCCGTCGCTTCCGCAGCACCCGCTGCCGAGGCTACGACCGCCAGCGACCTCAACGGCAAGCGCGTGCTCGTGCTCTGCCAGGGTGGCGGAACCTCGGGCCTGCTCGCCAACGCGCTGGCCAAGGCTGCCAAGGAGCGCGGCATCGATCTTGAGACCGCTGCCGACGCCTATGGCAACCACGTGGATATGCTCCCCGACTTTGACCTGGTCGTCCTGGCCCCGCAGGCAGCCAGCTACCTGGCCGACCTGCAGAAGGACTGCGAGCGCGTGGGCAACAAGTGCGTCGCCTGCCGCGGTAAGCAATACATCGAGCTCTCCCAGAACGGCGACAAGTCTCTCGCCTTCGTCTCCGAGCAGCTTTCGAAGTAA
- a CDS encoding LacI family DNA-binding transcriptional regulator — protein sequence MAAVKKSVSVKDVARLAGVSEQTVSRTVHDSPSVRPETKERVRAAMRELGYRPNFAGRSLRRGKFKTVGVAMFNITGTGNLDRMEGFAAAADKHGYAITLTKVDGHPYTLESASSRMSALPVDGMVVIMNRMPADFGTFEPLPGMQTVLVTMLEHPLCSTVDNDQFDCSRQVVEYLLEQGHKTVHFISCPERSLSGMQREEGWRETLRAHGIEPPRLVRGDWTAQSGYAAGQALADDPTCTAIYASNDAMAYGCIRGLESRGKRVPQDVSVVGVDDSLGDIVPDRRLTTVRFDNKRVGMWAVDKIAGAEGGASGVEHMLIPGVLVEGDTVRDLR from the coding sequence ATGGCCGCTGTTAAAAAATCGGTTTCCGTTAAGGACGTGGCGCGTCTCGCGGGCGTCTCGGAGCAGACGGTCTCGCGCACCGTGCACGATTCGCCCAGCGTGCGCCCCGAGACCAAGGAGCGCGTGCGTGCCGCCATGCGCGAGCTGGGGTATCGTCCCAATTTTGCCGGTCGATCGCTGCGCCGCGGCAAGTTTAAGACCGTCGGTGTCGCCATGTTCAACATTACCGGCACCGGCAACCTCGACCGTATGGAGGGCTTTGCCGCTGCGGCCGACAAACATGGCTATGCCATCACCCTAACTAAAGTAGACGGGCATCCGTATACCCTCGAGAGTGCATCGTCGCGCATGAGCGCGCTGCCGGTGGATGGCATGGTTGTGATCATGAATCGCATGCCGGCGGACTTTGGCACCTTTGAGCCGCTGCCCGGCATGCAGACGGTGCTCGTCACCATGCTGGAGCACCCGCTCTGTTCAACGGTCGATAACGACCAGTTCGATTGCTCGCGCCAGGTGGTCGAGTACTTGCTGGAGCAGGGGCACAAGACCGTGCACTTTATCTCGTGCCCCGAGCGCTCGCTTTCGGGCATGCAGCGCGAGGAAGGCTGGCGCGAGACATTGCGTGCGCATGGTATTGAGCCGCCGCGACTCGTCCGTGGCGATTGGACGGCACAGAGCGGGTACGCTGCTGGTCAGGCTTTAGCAGACGATCCGACCTGTACGGCCATTTATGCTTCCAACGATGCCATGGCATATGGCTGCATCCGTGGGCTCGAGTCGCGCGGGAAGCGCGTGCCCCAGGATGTGAGCGTGGTGGGCGTTGACGATAGTCTGGGCGATATCGTGCCCGACCGTCGCCTGACCACGGTGCGCTTTGACAACAAGCGTGTCGGCATGTGGGCGGTCGACAAGATTGCCGGCGCCGAGGGGGGTGCGTCTGGCGTGGAGCACATGCTGATCCCCGGTGTGCTCGTAGAGGGCGATACGGTGCGCGATTTGCGTTAG
- a CDS encoding PTS lactose transporter subunit IIBC, with product MDAIVKMLEKHQPFFEKISRNIYLQAIKDGFLGCMPIVLTSSIFLLIATLPGVVGITLPQPLIDWCNKLYNFTMGVMGIMVAGTTAKNFTASMNRRMPAGKVLNDGSTMVAAQCSMLLLAVTQFTTKFNGSELSVFDCTSMGTRGLFSAYIAAFITVWVYKFCVSRDLTIKLPKEVPGAIAQNFRDIIPFGGAVIICGIIDVVVRNLMGVPFSELLIKLLSPLFTAAETYPGLILIQAATAFFWFIGVHGPSIVQPGIDPIRLANQAENLQVLLAGGHPAHSLTFNMSLVGEFGGTGATFIVPLLLILFMKSKQLKAVGKASIVPVAFAVNEPLLFGAPMILNPYMLIPFVAAGCVNVSVAKFFIDNVGMNGFSFVVPWATPAPIGIFITTNFQLIALVFVAIIILLDAIIYLPFLKAYDKLLCDQEAERAAELGLESNGAAVIAANAPAPAVEQTTASVETTDAAADSKPVADQPEPAADASVKKDVDGLKVLVLCAGAGTSAMLANAIKEGAAQTGENIASSAGAYGQHTAIMDQYDVIVLAPQVRSYYNDMKADTDRLGIKLLAPRGKEYIDLTRDPAGAIKWLRENLD from the coding sequence ATGGACGCCATCGTAAAGATGCTCGAAAAGCATCAGCCGTTCTTTGAGAAGATCTCGAGGAACATCTACCTCCAGGCCATTAAGGACGGATTCCTTGGGTGCATGCCCATCGTCCTCACCTCTTCGATCTTCCTGCTGATTGCCACCCTTCCTGGCGTAGTTGGCATCACGCTGCCCCAGCCGCTCATCGACTGGTGCAACAAGCTGTACAACTTCACCATGGGCGTTATGGGCATCATGGTCGCCGGTACCACTGCCAAGAACTTTACGGCTTCCATGAACCGTCGCATGCCCGCCGGCAAAGTGCTCAACGACGGTTCCACCATGGTGGCCGCCCAGTGCAGCATGCTGCTGCTCGCAGTCACGCAGTTCACTACCAAGTTCAACGGCTCCGAACTTTCGGTCTTCGATTGCACCAGCATGGGCACGCGCGGTCTGTTCTCGGCCTATATCGCCGCGTTCATTACCGTGTGGGTCTATAAGTTCTGCGTCTCGCGCGATCTGACCATTAAGCTGCCCAAGGAGGTCCCGGGCGCCATCGCTCAGAACTTCCGCGACATCATCCCCTTTGGCGGCGCCGTCATCATCTGCGGCATCATCGATGTCGTTGTGCGCAACCTCATGGGCGTTCCGTTCTCCGAGCTGCTTATCAAACTGCTCTCCCCGCTCTTTACCGCTGCAGAAACCTATCCTGGCCTTATCCTTATCCAGGCTGCCACCGCGTTCTTCTGGTTCATCGGCGTCCACGGCCCCTCGATCGTCCAGCCGGGCATCGACCCCATCCGTCTTGCCAACCAGGCCGAGAACCTGCAGGTTCTGCTGGCCGGTGGTCACCCCGCCCACTCCCTCACCTTTAACATGTCGCTCGTGGGTGAGTTCGGCGGCACCGGCGCCACGTTCATCGTGCCGCTTCTGCTGATTCTCTTTATGAAGTCCAAGCAGCTCAAAGCCGTCGGTAAGGCCTCGATTGTTCCTGTTGCCTTCGCCGTCAACGAACCGCTGCTCTTTGGCGCGCCGATGATCCTTAACCCCTACATGCTCATCCCCTTTGTTGCCGCCGGTTGCGTCAACGTGAGTGTTGCCAAGTTCTTTATCGACAATGTGGGCATGAACGGCTTCTCCTTCGTGGTGCCTTGGGCTACCCCTGCCCCCATCGGCATCTTCATCACCACGAACTTCCAGCTTATTGCCCTGGTATTTGTCGCAATCATTATCTTGCTGGACGCCATCATCTACCTGCCGTTCTTGAAGGCATACGATAAGCTGCTCTGCGACCAGGAGGCCGAGCGCGCCGCCGAGCTGGGTCTCGAGTCCAATGGCGCCGCTGTCATCGCCGCCAACGCCCCTGCACCCGCTGTCGAGCAGACTACCGCTTCCGTCGAGACGACCGATGCCGCCGCTGACAGCAAGCCTGTCGCCGATCAGCCCGAGCCCGCCGCCGACGCATCCGTCAAGAAGGATGTCGACGGTCTGAAGGTCCTCGTCCTGTGCGCCGGCGCCGGCACCTCTGCCATGCTTGCCAATGCCATCAAGGAAGGTGCCGCGCAGACCGGAGAGAACATCGCTTCCTCTGCCGGCGCTTATGGCCAGCACACTGCCATCATGGATCAGTACGACGTTATCGTGCTCGCCCCGCAGGTCCGTAGCTACTACAACGACATGAAGGCCGACACCGATCGCCTGGGCATTAAGCTGCTCGCCCCGCGCGGTAAGGAATATATCGACCTTACTCGCGACCCTGCTGGCGCCATCAAGTGGCTCCGCGAGAACCTCGACTAG
- a CDS encoding aldose epimerase family protein has protein sequence MITSELFGTAPCGTSVHRYTLNGPEICVRIMDYGATVLGIDVPDIPGNVRDVVLGFDKLEDYFDNPACFGATIGPVANRTAGATITIAGTDWHMPANEGTNNLHSDLEHGLHKRVWDVELDEVHNAVRMTTSLEDGELGLPGNRTFTAVFTVTRTGCFRIEYGCESDRATYVSMTNHTYFNLAGHNAGMDCEHFFVANAAHYLPINEQNIPTGEIAPVEGTPFDFRELRPVAPGMEADDPQIKQARGYDHCLCIDGYQYGRNLRRAMHVEEMWTGRELDYYTTAPGVQLYTGNWLGDEHAKDDANYGWGAGFALEAEMYPDTPHHALFPQGIVGPGHPYSNVIEYHFMRH, from the coding sequence ATGATCACTTCCGAGCTTTTCGGCACCGCGCCGTGCGGCACCTCCGTTCATCGTTACACCCTCAACGGGCCCGAGATCTGCGTTCGCATTATGGACTATGGCGCCACCGTGCTTGGCATCGATGTGCCCGACATTCCCGGCAATGTGCGCGATGTGGTGCTGGGCTTCGATAAGCTCGAGGATTACTTTGACAACCCCGCCTGCTTTGGCGCGACCATCGGACCTGTGGCCAACCGCACTGCAGGTGCCACGATCACCATCGCCGGCACGGACTGGCATATGCCCGCCAACGAGGGCACCAACAACCTGCACAGCGATCTTGAGCATGGTCTGCACAAGCGCGTATGGGACGTTGAGCTCGACGAGGTCCACAATGCCGTGCGCATGACCACCTCGCTTGAGGACGGTGAGCTGGGCCTTCCCGGCAACCGCACCTTTACGGCCGTGTTTACCGTGACGCGCACCGGCTGCTTCCGTATCGAATATGGCTGTGAGAGCGACCGCGCCACGTACGTGTCCATGACCAACCACACGTACTTTAACCTTGCCGGTCACAACGCCGGCATGGACTGTGAGCACTTCTTTGTTGCTAACGCTGCCCACTACCTGCCCATCAACGAGCAGAATATCCCCACCGGAGAGATCGCTCCGGTCGAGGGCACGCCGTTTGACTTCCGTGAGCTGCGCCCCGTCGCGCCCGGCATGGAAGCCGACGACCCGCAGATTAAGCAGGCCCGTGGCTACGACCACTGCCTGTGCATCGATGGCTATCAGTACGGCCGTAATCTGCGCCGCGCGATGCACGTCGAGGAGATGTGGACCGGCCGTGAGCTGGACTATTACACCACTGCCCCGGGCGTGCAGCTCTACACCGGCAACTGGCTGGGCGACGAACACGCCAAAGACGATGCCAACTACGGTTGGGGCGCCGGCTTTGCCCTCGAGGCCGAAATGTATCCTGACACGCCGCACCATGCGCTGTTCCCCCAGGGCATCGTGGGCCCCGGTCATCCCTACAGCAATGTGATCGAATACCACTTTATGAGGCACTAG
- a CDS encoding DeoR/GlpR family DNA-binding transcription regulator — protein MIKAERQDKVRQLLEEQGTVSVKEISDALGVSDMTIRRDLEELASLGEIERVHGGARSAQGRPHAMLRHEYSHSEKRTKHAEEKLQIARRAVELIEEGSTIFLGTGTTVEQMASILPAFRLRIVTNSLSVFNLLEAREDCDLCLVGGMYRRRTAAFVGPTAEDTLRALGIDAAFIGANGILDGDVSTSNMDEGRIQQLAFSKADSRYLIADSSKIGKRDFYTFCRLDSLDAVVCEPGITAEDRTAIEEHTQVIC, from the coding sequence GTGATTAAAGCGGAGCGACAGGATAAGGTTCGTCAGCTGCTCGAGGAGCAGGGCACGGTCTCGGTCAAGGAGATTTCGGATGCACTGGGCGTCTCGGATATGACGATCCGCCGCGATCTTGAGGAGCTTGCGAGCCTAGGCGAGATCGAGCGCGTGCACGGCGGCGCCCGTAGTGCACAGGGACGTCCCCACGCTATGTTGCGCCACGAGTATTCGCACAGCGAAAAGCGCACCAAGCATGCCGAGGAAAAGCTGCAGATCGCGCGCCGCGCCGTTGAGCTCATCGAGGAGGGCTCGACCATCTTTTTGGGTACGGGCACCACGGTTGAGCAGATGGCTTCGATACTGCCGGCATTTCGCCTGCGCATTGTGACCAATTCACTTTCGGTGTTTAACCTGCTCGAGGCGCGCGAAGATTGCGATCTGTGCCTCGTGGGTGGTATGTACCGTCGCCGCACCGCCGCTTTTGTGGGACCAACGGCCGAGGATACCCTGCGTGCGCTGGGTATCGACGCGGCGTTTATCGGCGCCAACGGCATTCTGGATGGCGACGTATCTACGTCCAACATGGACGAGGGCCGTATCCAGCAGCTTGCCTTTAGCAAGGCAGACTCGCGCTATCTGATCGCCGATTCCAGCAAAATTGGTAAGCGCGACTTCTATACCTTCTGCCGCCTGGACAGCCTGGACGCCGTGGTGTGCGAGCCGGGTATTACCGCCGAGGACCGCACTGCCATCGAGGAACACACGCAGGTCATTTGCTAG
- a CDS encoding LacI family DNA-binding transcriptional regulator, with amino-acid sequence MDKKNVSMSDVAVAAGVSLKTVSRVINEPDSVRESTRDRVHAAMEELGFRANFAARSLKLGRYGCIGVVLFHLSGGNVDMIDGIADAAEERGFALTMIKKRAGEKMTLAEAARRMSQLPVDGMIFNLRQMVDDFDTFEAPKDLKTVIITPMEHPTCSTVSDDQEDGARMACEYFLNRGHKNVYFVSGKKESLSSQCRMKGWRAALEARGIEPPEPLQGDWNADSGYAAGLVLADKPDCTAVLAANDCMANGVMMALRDKGLSVPDDVSVIGFDDELYKTIPNSILTSVKFRHRELGIRALNEVVAGLEAPSSRSRTLVSGVLVERSSVKDLRA; translated from the coding sequence ATGGACAAGAAAAATGTCTCAATGAGCGATGTGGCAGTTGCCGCGGGCGTTTCTCTCAAGACGGTGTCGCGCGTGATCAACGAGCCCGATAGCGTGCGCGAGTCGACGCGCGATAGGGTCCATGCGGCCATGGAGGAGCTTGGGTTCCGGGCGAACTTTGCCGCGCGTTCACTCAAGTTGGGCCGTTACGGGTGCATCGGCGTGGTGCTGTTCCACTTGTCGGGCGGCAACGTGGACATGATCGACGGTATTGCTGATGCCGCCGAAGAGCGAGGCTTTGCTCTCACGATGATCAAAAAGCGGGCGGGGGAGAAGATGACCCTTGCCGAAGCGGCGCGTAGGATGTCGCAGCTTCCCGTCGACGGCATGATTTTCAACCTGCGTCAGATGGTCGATGACTTTGATACCTTTGAGGCACCGAAAGACCTCAAGACGGTGATTATCACGCCGATGGAGCATCCTACCTGCTCCACCGTCAGTGACGACCAAGAGGACGGCGCGCGCATGGCGTGCGAGTACTTCTTGAATCGCGGGCACAAGAACGTGTACTTCGTCTCTGGTAAGAAAGAGTCGCTGTCGAGCCAGTGCCGTATGAAAGGTTGGCGTGCGGCACTCGAGGCACGTGGCATTGAGCCGCCCGAGCCTCTGCAAGGCGATTGGAATGCGGATAGTGGCTATGCCGCGGGCCTTGTGCTTGCCGATAAACCCGATTGCACGGCGGTCCTCGCTGCTAACGACTGCATGGCAAACGGCGTGATGATGGCTCTACGTGACAAAGGGCTCAGTGTGCCCGACGACGTGTCCGTGATCGGCTTCGACGATGAGCTCTACAAGACGATACCCAACTCGATTCTGACGTCGGTGAAGTTTCGCCACCGCGAGCTGGGCATCCGTGCGCTTAACGAGGTCGTCGCAGGTCTGGAAGCCCCGAGCTCCAGAAGCCGCACGCTCGTCTCGGGCGTGTTGGTCGAGCGTTCCAGCGTAAAGGACCTGCGGGCGTAG
- the lacG gene encoding 6-phospho-beta-galactosidase, with product MSVNPASVTNPPAQFPEDFVFGGATAAYQVEGETRTHGKGKVAWDDFLEAQGRFSPDPASDFYNQYPVDLELCEEFGINGIRLSIAWSRIFPNGTGKINPEGVQFYHDLFAECHKHHVEPFVTLHHFDTPLPLFEKGDFLNRETIDAFVNFATFCFKEYADQVTYWFTFNEIWADASNTYIEGTFPGGVKAHLAEAFQCEHNMMLAHAKAVLAFHNGGFKGKIGVIQSLEFKYPLNENDPADIKAANNEHVLQNQFLLDATFRGDYAPDTLECANRLAAVSGGTIEILDEDLEIMREAALYNDYLGVNNYQCRFLKAYDGENDLHHNGTGEKGTGRWRVKGIGEHVNKPGIPTTDWDWIIYPEGLFDLLVYIKQRYPNYKQIFITENGMGYKDPYKDGFVDDQPRIDYIEQHLRWLLKAMEVGVNVGGYFLWSLQDQFSWTNGYNKRYGFFYVDFETQKRTPKASAYWYKHVAQTRRLD from the coding sequence ATGTCCGTTAACCCTGCTAGCGTCACCAACCCGCCCGCGCAGTTTCCCGAGGACTTTGTCTTTGGCGGCGCCACTGCCGCCTACCAGGTAGAGGGCGAGACCCGCACTCACGGTAAGGGCAAGGTTGCCTGGGACGACTTCCTGGAGGCCCAGGGCCGTTTCTCTCCCGATCCCGCTTCCGACTTCTACAACCAGTACCCCGTCGACCTGGAGCTGTGCGAGGAGTTCGGCATCAACGGCATTCGCCTCTCCATCGCCTGGAGCCGCATCTTCCCCAACGGCACCGGCAAGATCAACCCCGAGGGCGTCCAGTTCTACCACGATCTCTTCGCCGAGTGCCACAAGCACCACGTTGAGCCGTTTGTCACGCTGCATCACTTTGACACGCCGCTGCCCCTCTTTGAGAAGGGCGACTTCCTCAACCGCGAGACCATCGACGCCTTTGTGAACTTTGCCACCTTTTGCTTTAAGGAGTACGCCGACCAGGTGACCTATTGGTTCACCTTTAACGAGATCTGGGCGGACGCCTCCAACACCTACATCGAGGGCACCTTCCCCGGTGGCGTCAAAGCTCATCTGGCCGAGGCCTTCCAGTGCGAGCACAACATGATGCTCGCCCACGCCAAGGCCGTGCTGGCCTTCCACAACGGCGGCTTTAAAGGCAAGATCGGCGTCATCCAGTCGCTGGAGTTTAAGTACCCACTCAACGAGAACGACCCCGCCGACATCAAGGCCGCCAACAACGAGCACGTGCTGCAGAACCAGTTCTTGCTCGACGCCACCTTCCGCGGCGACTACGCGCCCGACACCCTCGAGTGCGCCAACCGCCTGGCTGCCGTCTCGGGCGGCACCATCGAGATTCTGGATGAGGACCTCGAGATTATGCGCGAGGCAGCGCTCTACAACGACTACCTGGGTGTCAACAACTACCAGTGCCGTTTTTTGAAGGCTTACGATGGCGAGAACGACCTGCACCACAACGGTACGGGCGAGAAGGGCACCGGCCGCTGGCGCGTCAAGGGTATTGGCGAGCACGTGAACAAGCCCGGCATCCCCACCACCGACTGGGACTGGATCATCTATCCCGAGGGTCTGTTCGATCTGCTCGTCTACATTAAGCAGCGCTACCCCAACTACAAGCAGATCTTCATCACCGAGAACGGCATGGGCTACAAGGACCCCTACAAAGACGGCTTTGTAGACGACCAGCCACGCATCGACTACATCGAGCAGCACCTGCGCTGGTTGCTCAAGGCCATGGAGGTGGGCGTCAACGTGGGCGGCTACTTCCTGTGGAGCCTGCAGGATCAGTTCTCCTGGACCAATGGTTACAACAAGCGTTACGGCTTCTTCTACGTTGACTTTGAAACCCAGAAGCGCACGCCCAAGGCAAGCGCCTACTGGTACAAGCACGTGGCGCAGACCCGTCGTCTGGACTAG